A genome region from Magnolia sinica isolate HGM2019 chromosome 8, MsV1, whole genome shotgun sequence includes the following:
- the LOC131254022 gene encoding uncharacterized protein LOC131254022 isoform X1 codes for MALPSFERAIFIARALPSSERRNLPRQRSESLKNFLVPCRFISTSWIEEINQQQAEALDAQLTVEQLQQRYQLLTVQNEMLKYAERIPIGLEKVIRTVSSETVKQYGCGSCWRFY; via the exons ATGGCTCTTCCCTCTTTCGAACGGGCGATCTTCATCGCCAGAGCTCTTCCCTCTTCCGAACGGCGCAATCTTCCTCGCCAGAGGTCTGAATCCTTGAAGAATTTCCTCGTGCCATGCAGATTCATCTCAACTAG CTGGATTGAGGAAATCAATCAACAGCAAGCAGAAGCACTAGATGCCCAACTGACGGTTGAGCAGCTTCAACAACGATATCAGTTGCTCACGGTCCAAAATGAGATGTTGAAG TATGCTGAGCGGATTCCTATTGGGTTGGAAAAGGTGATTCGAACCGTTTCTTCTGAAACGGTCAAACAATATGGTTGTGGTAGCTGTTGGAGATTTTACTGA
- the LOC131254022 gene encoding uncharacterized protein LOC131254022 isoform X3, which yields MALPSFERAIFIARALPSSERRNLPRQRSESLKNFLVPCRFISTRFFSSILPGKSFAANDMFGFDLFRPGKAGLRKSINSKQKH from the exons ATGGCTCTTCCCTCTTTCGAACGGGCGATCTTCATCGCCAGAGCTCTTCCCTCTTCCGAACGGCGCAATCTTCCTCGCCAGAGGTCTGAATCCTTGAAGAATTTCCTCGTGCCATGCAGATTCATCTCAACTAG ATTCTTTTCAAGTATCCTCCCAGGAAAGAGCTTTGCCGCAAATGACATGTTTGGTTTCGATCTGTTCAGACCAGGCAAAG CTGGATTGAGGAAATCAATCAACAGCAAGCAGAAGCACTAG
- the LOC131254022 gene encoding uncharacterized protein LOC131254022 isoform X2 translates to MALPSFERAIFIARALPSSERRNLPRQRSESLKNFLVPCRFISTSWIEEINQQQAEALDAQLTVEQLQQRYQLLTVQNEMLKLVAVC, encoded by the exons ATGGCTCTTCCCTCTTTCGAACGGGCGATCTTCATCGCCAGAGCTCTTCCCTCTTCCGAACGGCGCAATCTTCCTCGCCAGAGGTCTGAATCCTTGAAGAATTTCCTCGTGCCATGCAGATTCATCTCAACTAG CTGGATTGAGGAAATCAATCAACAGCAAGCAGAAGCACTAGATGCCCAACTGACGGTTGAGCAGCTTCAACAACGATATCAGTTGCTCACGGTCCAAAATGAGATGTTGAAG TTGGTTGCAGTATGCTGA